Within Halorubrum lacusprofundi ATCC 49239, the genomic segment GACGCTCCGGGCCGCGCTCGACGACCCGACCGCGATCGACGGGTGGAAGATTACCATCGACGGCGCCCGCCCGGAGGCGTACCCGGCCGACTACGAGTACGCGGAGCGGCTCGACGAGGGGCACTGAGTCGGCGAGAGGAACTGCGTCGAGAGGGATCTAAGCCCCGCCCGCGATCCGAACATCACTTATCAGCGGGCCTCTTCTCGGAGGTATGGACGTACACGATCTGGGCGAGGGGGAGCCGGAGGTCGCGGTCGTCGGCGCGATCCACGGCGACGAGCCCTGCGGCGCCCGCGCGGTCCGACGGCTCCTCGACGCCGACCTCGACCTCGAGCGCCCCGTGCGGCTGATCGTCGCCAACGAGGCGGCGCTCGACGCCGGGGTCCGCTACCTCGATGCCGACCTGAACCGGTCGTTCCCCGGCGACCCGGACGCGGAGTCACACGAAGCGCGACTCGCCGACGAACTGCTCGACGCGCTCGACGGCTGTTCGACGCTCGCGATCCACTCGACGCAGTCGTACGCCGAACCCTTCGCCGTCGTCGATTCGATGGATGAGGTTGCCCGCGCGGTCGCCCCGCACCTCCCGGTCGACGTGGTGATCCAGACCGACGCGTTCACCGAGGGGCGACTCATCGAACACCCGCACACCCTCGAAGTGGAGGCCGGTCTGCAGGGCTCCGACGGCGCCGCCGACAACGCCTACTGGCTCGCGCGGGCGTTCCTGGCTGCGACTGGCGTCGTTCCGGCGCCCGGCGCCGAGGACGTAGTCGACGCCGGCGGACGCGAGGACGTGGAGGTGTTCCGGCTCCGCGACCGGATCCCCAAGCCGGACGCCGAGGCGTACGAGGTGTTCGCGCGCAACTTCGAGCGCGTCGAGGTCGGCGAGGCCTTCGCGGCCGCCGACGACGAGCAGCTCCGCGCCGACGAGCCCTTCTACCCCGTGTTGCTGTCGCCGTACGGCTACCGCGACCAGTTCGGCTACGTCGCGGACCGCGTCGGGACGATCGAGTGAGGGGCCGAGTCGTCCCCGTTACTCGACCAGTTCGATCTCGTCGTCCCCGTTCGGCACCACGCAGATGAACGCTCCCGGCTCCTCGCTCTCGTTCCGGTACCAGTGCTCGACGCCCGCCGGAATCAGGAGGGCGTCAC encodes:
- a CDS encoding succinylglutamate desuccinylase/aspartoacylase domain-containing protein, with the translated sequence MDVHDLGEGEPEVAVVGAIHGDEPCGARAVRRLLDADLDLERPVRLIVANEAALDAGVRYLDADLNRSFPGDPDAESHEARLADELLDALDGCSTLAIHSTQSYAEPFAVVDSMDEVARAVAPHLPVDVVIQTDAFTEGRLIEHPHTLEVEAGLQGSDGAADNAYWLARAFLAATGVVPAPGAEDVVDAGGREDVEVFRLRDRIPKPDAEAYEVFARNFERVEVGEAFAAADDEQLRADEPFYPVLLSPYGYRDQFGYVADRVGTIE